The following are from one region of the Camelus dromedarius isolate mCamDro1 chromosome 16, mCamDro1.pat, whole genome shotgun sequence genome:
- the G6PC1 gene encoding glucose-6-phosphatase catalytic subunit 1 isoform X1 — MEEGMNALHDFGIQSTRYLQVNYQDSQDWFILVSVIADLRNAFYVLFPIWFHLREAVGIKLLWVAVIGDWLNLVFKWILFGQRPYWWVQDTDYYGNTSVPLIKQFPVTCETGPGSPSGHAMGTAGVYYVMVTSTLSIFRGKKKPTYRFRCLNVILWLGFWAVQLNVCLSRIYLAAHFPHQVVAGVLSGIAVAETFRHIQSIYNASLKKYFLITFFLFSFAIGFYLLLKGLGVDLLWTLEKAKRWCERPEWVHIDTTPFASLLKNLGTLFGLGLALNSSMYRESCKGKLSKWFPFRLGCIVASLILLHLFDSLKPPSQTELIFYILSFCKSAAVPLASVSLIPYCLAWVLGQPNKKTL, encoded by the exons atggaggaaggaatgAACGCTCTCCATGACTTTGGGATCCAGTCAACGCGCTACCTCCAGGTGAATTACCAGGACTCTCAGGATTGGTTCATCCTGGTGTCCGTGATTGCAGACCTCAGGAATGCCTTTTATGTCCTCTTCCCTATCTGGTTCCATCTTCGAGAAGCTGTGGGCATCAAACTCCTCTGGGTAGCTGTGATTGGAGACTGGCTCAACCTCGTCTTTAAGTG GATTCTCTTTGGACAGCGGCCATACTGGTGGGTCCAGGACACTGACTACTATGGCAACACCTCTGTGCCGCTGATAAAGCAGTTCCCGGTCACCTGTGAGACTGGCCCAG GAAGTCCCTCTGGCCACGCCATGGGTACAGCAGGTGTATACTATGTGATGGTCACATCCACCCTCTCTATCTTTCGGGGAAAGAAAAAGCCAACCTACAGATTCCG GTGCTTGAATGTCATTTTGTGGTTGGGATTCTGGGCCGTGCAGCTGAACGTCTGTCTGTCACGAATCTACCTTGCTGCTCATTTTCCCCATCAAGTTGTTGCTGGAGTCTTGTCAG GCATCGCTGTTGCTGAGACTTTCCGTCACATCCAGAGCATCTACAACGCCAGCCTCAAGAAATACTTTCTCATTACTTTCTTCCTGTTCAGTTTTGCCATTGGATTTTACCTGCTGCTAAAGGGGTTGGGTGTTGACCTCCTGTGGACTCTAGAGAAAGCCAAGAGATGGTGTGAGCGGCCAGAATGGGTCCACATTGACACCACGCCCTTTGCCAGCCTCCTCAAGAACCTGGGGACCCTCTTTGGCCTGGGTCTGGCTCTCAACTCCAGCATGTACAGGGAGAGCTGCAAAGGCAAACTTAGCAAGTGGTTCCCATTCCGCCTCGGCTGCATCGTGGCCTCCCTCATCCTCCTGCATCTCTTTGACTCTTTGAAACCCCCGTCCCAAACTGAGCTGATCTTCTACATCCTGTCCTTCTGCAAGAGTGCGGCGGTGCCCCTTGCGTCTGTCAGTCTCATCCCCTACTGCCTCGCCTGGGTCCTGGGCCAGCCGAACAAGAAGACTTTGTAA
- the G6PC1 gene encoding glucose-6-phosphatase catalytic subunit 1 isoform X2, which yields MTLGSSQRATSRILFGQRPYWWVQDTDYYGNTSVPLIKQFPVTCETGPGSPSGHAMGTAGVYYVMVTSTLSIFRGKKKPTYRFRCLNVILWLGFWAVQLNVCLSRIYLAAHFPHQVVAGVLSGIAVAETFRHIQSIYNASLKKYFLITFFLFSFAIGFYLLLKGLGVDLLWTLEKAKRWCERPEWVHIDTTPFASLLKNLGTLFGLGLALNSSMYRESCKGKLSKWFPFRLGCIVASLILLHLFDSLKPPSQTELIFYILSFCKSAAVPLASVSLIPYCLAWVLGQPNKKTL from the exons ATGACTTTGGGATCCAGTCAACGCGCTACCTCCAG GATTCTCTTTGGACAGCGGCCATACTGGTGGGTCCAGGACACTGACTACTATGGCAACACCTCTGTGCCGCTGATAAAGCAGTTCCCGGTCACCTGTGAGACTGGCCCAG GAAGTCCCTCTGGCCACGCCATGGGTACAGCAGGTGTATACTATGTGATGGTCACATCCACCCTCTCTATCTTTCGGGGAAAGAAAAAGCCAACCTACAGATTCCG GTGCTTGAATGTCATTTTGTGGTTGGGATTCTGGGCCGTGCAGCTGAACGTCTGTCTGTCACGAATCTACCTTGCTGCTCATTTTCCCCATCAAGTTGTTGCTGGAGTCTTGTCAG GCATCGCTGTTGCTGAGACTTTCCGTCACATCCAGAGCATCTACAACGCCAGCCTCAAGAAATACTTTCTCATTACTTTCTTCCTGTTCAGTTTTGCCATTGGATTTTACCTGCTGCTAAAGGGGTTGGGTGTTGACCTCCTGTGGACTCTAGAGAAAGCCAAGAGATGGTGTGAGCGGCCAGAATGGGTCCACATTGACACCACGCCCTTTGCCAGCCTCCTCAAGAACCTGGGGACCCTCTTTGGCCTGGGTCTGGCTCTCAACTCCAGCATGTACAGGGAGAGCTGCAAAGGCAAACTTAGCAAGTGGTTCCCATTCCGCCTCGGCTGCATCGTGGCCTCCCTCATCCTCCTGCATCTCTTTGACTCTTTGAAACCCCCGTCCCAAACTGAGCTGATCTTCTACATCCTGTCCTTCTGCAAGAGTGCGGCGGTGCCCCTTGCGTCTGTCAGTCTCATCCCCTACTGCCTCGCCTGGGTCCTGGGCCAGCCGAACAAGAAGACTTTGTAA